The Burkholderia lata genome contains a region encoding:
- a CDS encoding Lrp/AsnC family transcriptional regulator, with amino-acid sequence MRPPRLDQLDDLDRQLVALLQADARASVADLARQLDVARTTVVARIARLERTNVIAGYSVRLGQDVLDASIYAYVGIILTPKFGKDVLRKLDRMPEVQLLCAVSGEYDYVAWLRADSPERLNDLLDQIGTLEGVERTTTSIILSRKIDRGTIGG; translated from the coding sequence ATGCGTCCACCCCGCCTCGACCAACTCGACGATCTCGATCGGCAACTCGTCGCGCTGCTGCAGGCTGATGCGCGCGCCAGCGTTGCGGATCTCGCGCGCCAGCTCGACGTTGCGCGCACGACGGTCGTCGCCCGCATCGCGCGGCTCGAGCGCACCAACGTGATCGCCGGCTACAGCGTCCGGCTCGGGCAGGATGTGCTCGACGCGAGCATTTACGCGTACGTCGGCATCATCCTCACGCCGAAGTTCGGCAAGGACGTATTGCGCAAGCTCGACCGGATGCCCGAGGTGCAGCTGCTGTGCGCGGTGAGCGGCGAGTACGACTACGTCGCGTGGCTGCGCGCGGATTCGCCCGAACGGCTCAACGACCTGCTCGACCAGATCGGCACGCTCGAAGGCGTCGAACGCACGACGACGTCGATCATCCTGTCGCGCAAGATCGATCGCGGGACAATCGGCGGCTGA
- a CDS encoding Spy/CpxP family protein refolding chaperone — MKKISLTLATLAVAASAFAQTPAQPQAPAQATTAAASAPSAEQREARHEARVEQRIKYLHDQLKITSAQEPQWKTFADTMRDNGDTMGRLYRERMAKHDVSALDDMKQYAELSQANADGAKKLADSFAPLYESFPADQKALADTTFRSWLHHGGEHRGKGKTKGKEGKAAAAPAASAPAQP, encoded by the coding sequence ATGAAGAAAATCTCGCTCACCCTCGCTACGCTCGCCGTTGCAGCCAGCGCGTTCGCGCAAACCCCGGCACAGCCGCAGGCGCCCGCCCAGGCCACGACGGCCGCGGCTTCGGCCCCGAGCGCCGAGCAGCGCGAGGCGCGCCACGAAGCGCGCGTCGAGCAACGTATCAAGTACCTGCACGACCAGCTGAAGATCACGTCGGCGCAGGAACCGCAGTGGAAGACGTTTGCCGACACGATGCGCGACAACGGCGACACGATGGGCCGCCTCTATCGCGAACGGATGGCCAAGCACGATGTCTCCGCACTCGACGACATGAAGCAGTACGCGGAACTGTCGCAAGCGAACGCCGACGGCGCGAAGAAGCTCGCCGACTCATTTGCACCGCTCTACGAGAGCTTCCCGGCCGACCAGAAGGCACTGGCCGACACGACGTTCCGCAGCTGGCTGCATCACGGCGGCGAACACCGCGGCAAGGGCAAGACGAAGGGCAAGGAAGGCAAGGCAGCAGCCGCGCCGGCCGCCAGCGCACCCGCGCAGCCCTGA
- a CDS encoding PGDYG domain-containing protein, producing the protein MLELKQIDLRTDPQARRVVKDETVTVSFAEADGELMSLEGPNRYVAGDALITGSTGDRWVVSRARFDAKYLPADPALAHGAPGAYRNLPAVVLARRMDEPFTIARSENGDTLRGVAGDWVMQYAPGDYGVVQAQRFAQVYRDA; encoded by the coding sequence ATGCTCGAACTCAAGCAAATCGACCTGCGTACCGATCCGCAGGCCCGTCGCGTCGTCAAGGACGAAACCGTCACCGTTTCCTTCGCAGAGGCCGACGGCGAACTGATGAGCCTCGAAGGCCCGAACCGCTACGTCGCGGGCGACGCGCTGATCACGGGCTCGACCGGCGACCGCTGGGTCGTGTCGCGCGCGCGCTTCGACGCCAAATACCTGCCGGCCGATCCGGCACTCGCACACGGCGCACCGGGCGCCTACCGCAACCTGCCGGCCGTCGTGCTCGCCCGCCGGATGGACGAGCCGTTCACGATCGCCCGCTCGGAAAACGGCGACACGCTGCGCGGCGTCGCCGGCGACTGGGTGATGCAGTACGCGCCCGGCGACTACGGTGTCGTGCAGGCGCAGCGCTTCGCGCAGGTCTACCGCGACGCGTAA
- a CDS encoding DUF3022 domain-containing protein gives MDDYLIECQSAEFDALARVICDLFPEQTRFAENTDARGRFLSVQWLAMRFGSAPKRMTLDIRIVPAALARYLALKPMLRARSHAVLHAYTEAMLGSLEERHAAGEAVERDAELELDEDFA, from the coding sequence ATGGATGACTATCTGATCGAATGCCAGAGCGCGGAATTCGACGCGCTCGCACGCGTGATCTGCGACCTCTTTCCGGAGCAGACGCGTTTCGCCGAAAACACCGACGCACGCGGGCGGTTCCTGTCCGTGCAGTGGCTGGCGATGCGTTTCGGCTCGGCGCCGAAGCGGATGACGCTCGATATCCGGATCGTGCCGGCCGCGCTCGCGCGCTACCTGGCGCTCAAGCCGATGCTACGGGCACGCAGCCACGCGGTGCTGCATGCCTATACGGAAGCGATGCTCGGGTCGCTCGAGGAGCGTCACGCGGCCGGCGAGGCCGTCGAACGCGACGCGGAACTCGAACTCGACGAAGACTTTGCTTGA
- a CDS encoding YhfC family glutamic-type intramembrane protease, with translation MTVAPITLAVLIAATLIIALLPLVLFRLLRKPLALNRRDTIVGVAVFTLFAMILERAFHGLVLSQTPPDGWLTQPLAFVAYSALATAVFEEVGRYLGMRFLNRRYGPSAGDGRGIGYGIGHGGAEAWFVGVLVWGQWSYLAWLASRGQLETQLADLPGDTVVRLHVMLATLSAQSILLLLLERCAAFVLQLALSVLVWRGVRAGRAGVLPLAIVLHALAAAPALLYQVRVLPAGWVEAVYFVLAAILVVVLVKACRPSQSAA, from the coding sequence ATGACTGTCGCCCCCATCACGCTGGCGGTGCTGATCGCCGCCACGCTGATCATCGCGCTCCTGCCGCTCGTCCTCTTCCGTCTCCTGCGCAAGCCGCTGGCGCTGAACCGCCGCGACACGATCGTCGGCGTGGCCGTCTTCACGCTGTTTGCGATGATCCTCGAACGCGCGTTCCACGGGCTCGTGCTGAGCCAGACGCCGCCGGATGGCTGGCTCACGCAGCCGCTCGCGTTCGTCGCGTACAGCGCGCTCGCAACCGCCGTATTCGAGGAAGTCGGCCGCTATCTCGGGATGCGTTTCCTGAACCGCCGCTATGGCCCGTCGGCCGGCGACGGCCGCGGAATCGGCTACGGGATCGGTCACGGTGGCGCCGAAGCATGGTTCGTCGGCGTCCTCGTGTGGGGCCAGTGGTCGTATCTCGCGTGGCTCGCGAGCCGCGGCCAGCTGGAGACCCAGCTCGCCGACCTGCCGGGCGATACCGTCGTGCGGCTGCACGTGATGCTCGCGACGCTGTCGGCACAGTCGATCCTGCTGTTGCTGCTCGAACGCTGCGCGGCATTCGTGCTGCAGCTCGCGCTGTCGGTGCTGGTCTGGCGCGGCGTGCGTGCCGGCCGCGCGGGCGTGTTGCCGCTCGCGATCGTGCTGCATGCGCTCGCGGCCGCACCGGCGCTGCTGTACCAGGTGCGCGTGCTGCCGGCCGGCTGGGTCGAGGCCGTGTATTTCGTGCTGGCCGCGATCCTGGTCGTCGTGCTGGTGAAGGCATGCCGGCCGTCGCAATCGGCAGCCTGA
- a CDS encoding LacI family DNA-binding transcriptional regulator, translating to MTDSQPTTTRPATISDVAREAGTGKTSVSRYLNGETHVLSTDLRQRIEAAIARLNYRPNQMARGLKRGRNRLLGMLAADLTNPYTVEVLQGVEAACHALGYMPLICHAANEVEMERRFLQLLTTYRVEGLIVNALGADEDVLRPLRGAGIPAVLVDRTVEGFEADLIGLDNADAIETAVAHLVEHGFDAIHFVVQPFERVSSRRLREAAFRVALAARGLTVPSTVVLDLNEPDGVTAALADIDARIDDAARRGVRAALFAANAPVALAIARHLRARFGTAWQQRAALLSIDDPEWAELIGITTIRQPTYEIGYKAVEFVHERIDGAAGDVRVSLLPGELVARASTAS from the coding sequence GTGACCGATTCGCAACCAACCACGACGCGTCCGGCGACGATCAGCGATGTCGCGCGCGAAGCCGGCACGGGCAAAACCAGCGTATCGCGCTACCTGAACGGCGAGACGCACGTGCTGTCCACCGATCTGCGCCAGCGTATCGAAGCGGCAATCGCACGGCTCAACTACCGGCCGAACCAGATGGCGCGCGGGCTCAAGCGCGGCCGCAACCGCTTGCTCGGCATGCTCGCGGCCGACCTGACCAATCCCTATACCGTCGAAGTGCTGCAGGGCGTCGAGGCCGCATGCCATGCGCTCGGCTACATGCCGCTGATCTGTCACGCGGCAAACGAAGTCGAGATGGAGCGCCGCTTCCTGCAGCTGCTCACGACCTACCGCGTCGAAGGGCTGATCGTCAACGCGCTCGGCGCCGATGAGGACGTGCTGCGCCCGTTGCGCGGGGCCGGCATCCCGGCCGTGCTCGTCGACCGGACGGTCGAAGGCTTCGAGGCCGACCTGATCGGTCTCGACAACGCCGACGCGATCGAGACGGCCGTCGCACACCTGGTCGAACACGGTTTCGACGCGATCCATTTCGTCGTGCAGCCGTTCGAGCGCGTCAGCTCGCGGCGCCTGCGCGAAGCCGCGTTCCGCGTGGCACTGGCGGCGCGCGGGCTGACGGTGCCGTCGACGGTCGTGCTCGACCTGAACGAGCCCGACGGGGTCACGGCGGCGCTGGCCGACATCGATGCCCGCATCGACGACGCGGCACGGCGCGGCGTGCGCGCGGCGCTGTTCGCCGCGAACGCGCCGGTCGCACTCGCGATCGCGCGCCACCTGCGCGCGCGTTTCGGCACCGCCTGGCAGCAGAGGGCGGCACTGCTGTCGATCGACGATCCGGAATGGGCCGAGCTGATCGGGATCACGACGATCCGCCAGCCGACCTACGAAATCGGCTACAAGGCCGTCGAATTCGTGCACGAGCGGATCGACGGCGCAGCGGGCGACGTACGCGTCTCGCTGTTGCCGGGCGAGCTGGTTGCGCGCGCGTCGACCGCAAGCTGA